The Streptomyces sp. TLI_105 DNA segment GCAACCACGACATCAACCGGATGCGGCTCTGCCCCAAGGGCATCAACGCCTACCAGCAGGTCAACCACCCCGACCGGCTCACCGCGCCCCTCCTGCGCCGCAGTCGCGACGAGGAGTTCCGCGAGGTCAGCTGGGAGGAGGCCCTCGACCACACCGTCGCCGAGATCCGCCGCATCCAGGGCGAGTACGGCAACGACTCCTTCGGGCTCCTCGGCGGCGCCAGCCTCTTCTCCGAGAAGACCTACCTCGTCGGCAAGTTCGCCCGTGTCGCCCTCAAGTCCCGGCACGTCGACTACAACGGCCGCCTCTGCATGGTCTCCGCCGCCGGAGCCAACAAGCTCGCCTTCGGCATCGACCGCGCGGGCAACCCCTTCTCCGACATCCTCCTCACCGACTGCCTCCTCATCGCCGGCTCCAACGTCGGCGAATGCTTCCCCGTCATGACCCAGTACCTGTGGGGAGCCCGCGACCGGGGCGCCACCCTCATCGTCGTCGACCCCCGCGAGACGGCGATCGCCCGCACCGCCGACGTCCACGTCGCCCTCCGGCCCGGCACCGACTCGGCCTTCTTCAACGCCGTCCTGCACGTCGTCGCCGCCGAGGGCCTCACCGACGAGGCCTACCTCGCCGCCCACGCCACCGGCTGGGACGAGGTCAAGCGGACCGTCGCAGACCACCCGCCCGCCCGCGCGGCCGAGATCTGCGGCGTCCCCGAGGAACAGATCGTCCGGGTCGCCCGCATGTTCGCCGGCGCCGGCAAGGCCATGGCCTGGCACGCCCGCGGCGTCGAGCACCACTCCCAGGGCGTCGAGAACTGCCTCAGCATCATCAACCTGTGCGTCGCCACCGGGAACATCGGCAGGCCCGGCGCCGGTTACGGCACCATCACCGGCCAGGGCAACGGCCAGGGCGGCCGCGAACACGGCCAGAAGTCCGACCTCCTCCCCGGCGGCCGCTCCATCACCAACCCCGAGCACCGCCGCCAGATCTGCGAGATCTGGGGCATCGACGAGGCCGAACTCCCGCCCGCCGGCACCTCCATGATGGAGATGGTCTGGCAGATGCAGCGGAAGGAGATCCGCGGCCTCGTCGGCATCTGCAACAACCCCTTCGTCTCCCTGCCGAACTACGCCACCGTCAAGGACGGCTACGACACCCTCGAGTTCCACGCCCAGTTCGACTTCTTCCTCTCCGAGACCGCCGCCAACGCCCATGTGGTCTTCCCCGTCACCGTGTGGGCCGAGGACGAGGGCGTCATGGCCAATGCCGAGGCTCGGGTCGTCAAGCACAACAAGGCCCAGGAACCACCGGCCGGCGTCCGCACCGACACCTGGGTCATCTGCGAACTGGCCGAACGGCTCGGCGCCGGCGACAAGTTCGCCTTCCCCGACTCCCGCTCCGTCTTCGAGGAGCTCCGCGTCGCCTCCGCCGGAACCGTCAACGACTACTACGGCATCACGTACGAGCGCCTGGAGGAGACCGGGGGCATCGCCTGGCCCTGCCCGACCACCGAGCACCCCGGCACCCCGCGGCTCTTCGAGGACGGCCGCACCTACCACCCCGACGGAAAGATCCACATGCAGGCCGTCGCATGGCACCCGCCCGTGGACCCGTACAGCGAGGAGTACCCCCTCTCGCTCACCACCGGCCGCACCGTCGCCCACTTCCTCTCCGGCAACCAGACCCGCCGCCTCGGCGCCCTCGTCGAACAGACCCCCCGCCCCTGGGTCGAGGTCCACCCCTCGCACGGCTTCCGCAACGGCGACCCCGTCCGCGTCGTCACCCGCCGCGGCAGCGAGGTCTTCCCCGCCCTCGTCACCGAGGCCATCCGCCCCGACACCGTCTTCGTGCCGTACCACTGGCCCGTCCCCACGGCGGCGAACGCCCTCACCATCGACGCCCTCGACCCGCGCTCCAAGATCCCCGAGTACAAGGTGTGCGCCGCCCGCATCGAGGCCGCCGAACGCGTCGACGAGGTCCCCGCCCCGCCCACCGCCCCCGGCCGGCAGGCCTACCCGGAGACCCAGGTCTCCCGCACCGACCCGCTGCCCCCCACCTCCCCCCAGGGCCGCGGCACCGCGGAGAGGAGCTGACCCGCACATGATGGGCCGCACGATCTTCATCGACCCGGGCCGCTGCATCGGCTGCCAGGCCTGCGTCTCCGCCTGCCGCGAATGCGACTCGCACCGGGGAAAGTCGATGATCCACCTCGACTACCCCGACGAGGGCCGCTCCGTCGCCTCCCTCCCCACCGTCTGCATGCACTGCGAGGACCCGGTCGCCCCCTGCGCCGAGGTCTGCCCCGCCGACGCGATCCTCGTCACCGCCGACGGCGTCGTGCAGCAGGCCGACACCACCCGCTGCATCGGCTGCGCCAACTGCGTCAACGCCTGCCCGTTCGGCGTCCCCAAGATCGACCTCCAGGCGAAGCTCCAGATGAAGTGCAACCTCTGCTACGACCGCACCGCCTACGGCCTCGCCCCCATGTGCGCCACCGTCTGCCCCACCGGCGCCCTCTTCTACGGAACCCTCGACGAGCTCCGCGCCGAACGCCCCGGCGTCCAGGTCGCCGACTCCTTCACCTTCGGCACCACCACCGTCTCCACCGGAGTGGCGATGGTCGTTCCCGCCGACAAGGTCCAGTGGCCGGTGCCCGGCGGCCTCCCCGTCGTCGAGATCAATGGAAGGGAAGTCCGTTGAGCGTCACCGACCCCGAGCCGCCCGCGCCGGGCGTCCGCGCCGACGCGGCCCAGGAAGCGCTCCACGACCGGATCGCCGCCGACTCCCTCACCACCCGCCGCGACTACCTGCGGATCGTCGCCACCGTCTCCGGCGGCCTCGCCGTCGGCGGCATCGGCGTCGCCTCCGGCATCCTGCACCGGCACGGCGACAGCGAGGGCGTCCCCCCGCTCAAGAAGGTCGCCGACCGGATCGAACCGGGCGAGTCCCTCGC contains these protein-coding regions:
- a CDS encoding molybdopterin oxidoreductase family protein, which codes for MTATDPATTPGRPLPLDPSLAPPGTRQFRDAGGIPADRWHADQNDETLVPTHCCFCGVQCGMYLRVDRHGKVFGVEPRNHDINRMRLCPKGINAYQQVNHPDRLTAPLLRRSRDEEFREVSWEEALDHTVAEIRRIQGEYGNDSFGLLGGASLFSEKTYLVGKFARVALKSRHVDYNGRLCMVSAAGANKLAFGIDRAGNPFSDILLTDCLLIAGSNVGECFPVMTQYLWGARDRGATLIVVDPRETAIARTADVHVALRPGTDSAFFNAVLHVVAAEGLTDEAYLAAHATGWDEVKRTVADHPPARAAEICGVPEEQIVRVARMFAGAGKAMAWHARGVEHHSQGVENCLSIINLCVATGNIGRPGAGYGTITGQGNGQGGREHGQKSDLLPGGRSITNPEHRRQICEIWGIDEAELPPAGTSMMEMVWQMQRKEIRGLVGICNNPFVSLPNYATVKDGYDTLEFHAQFDFFLSETAANAHVVFPVTVWAEDEGVMANAEARVVKHNKAQEPPAGVRTDTWVICELAERLGAGDKFAFPDSRSVFEELRVASAGTVNDYYGITYERLEETGGIAWPCPTTEHPGTPRLFEDGRTYHPDGKIHMQAVAWHPPVDPYSEEYPLSLTTGRTVAHFLSGNQTRRLGALVEQTPRPWVEVHPSHGFRNGDPVRVVTRRGSEVFPALVTEAIRPDTVFVPYHWPVPTAANALTIDALDPRSKIPEYKVCAARIEAAERVDEVPAPPTAPGRQAYPETQVSRTDPLPPTSPQGRGTAERS
- a CDS encoding 4Fe-4S dicluster domain-containing protein — its product is MMGRTIFIDPGRCIGCQACVSACRECDSHRGKSMIHLDYPDEGRSVASLPTVCMHCEDPVAPCAEVCPADAILVTADGVVQQADTTRCIGCANCVNACPFGVPKIDLQAKLQMKCNLCYDRTAYGLAPMCATVCPTGALFYGTLDELRAERPGVQVADSFTFGTTTVSTGVAMVVPADKVQWPVPGGLPVVEINGREVR